The following are encoded in a window of Clostridium thermarum genomic DNA:
- a CDS encoding penicillin-binding transpeptidase domain-containing protein → MDLYDNKDDSDELAETKKDIKTQIKEAIKTGNTSVDEYTRLLNKLIELDPKYGNISFSTKDISSAVQAIIGVTVYDAYSQLKIGANTYNASIGQGISSFTPIQMANAIATIVNGGKRYKLHLVDKILSPEGEVIEEKSPVILEKVNLKQETVDAVKEGMYLVDHGKKGTAASTFKNFPITTGGKTGSATFSNTQEEIGRTSYGWYVGFAPYDNPQIAVAVVIFDGGHGAYVAPIAKAIYEEFFKEELSKLNYTKQEITIQAGTSD, encoded by the coding sequence TTGGATTTATATGATAACAAAGATGACAGTGATGAACTGGCAGAGACGAAAAAAGATATAAAAACTCAAATAAAGGAAGCTATAAAAACAGGGAATACATCAGTTGATGAGTATACAAGACTTCTGAATAAATTGATAGAACTAGATCCCAAGTATGGCAATATAAGCTTTTCAACCAAAGATATTAGTTCAGCAGTTCAAGCCATTATCGGAGTGACTGTATATGATGCCTACAGCCAGCTTAAGATAGGTGCAAACACCTATAATGCATCTATTGGACAAGGTATTAGCAGTTTTACTCCAATACAGATGGCAAATGCTATAGCAACTATAGTTAACGGAGGAAAAAGGTATAAGCTGCACTTGGTAGACAAGATATTAAGTCCTGAAGGAGAGGTAATTGAAGAAAAGTCACCGGTAATTTTGGAAAAGGTAAATCTGAAGCAAGAAACAGTTGATGCTGTTAAAGAAGGAATGTACCTTGTTGACCATGGAAAAAAAGGAACCGCCGCCAGTACCTTTAAGAACTTTCCAATCACTACCGGCGGAAAAACCGGATCAGCAACCTTCAGTAATACTCAAGAAGAGATTGGGAGAACCTCTTATGGCTGGTATGTAGGCTTTGCGCCTTATGATAATCCGCAAATAGCCGTTGCGGTAGTAATTTTTGACGGAGGCCATGGTGCCTATGTAGCTCCAATAGCCAAAGCCATATATGAGGAATTTTTCAAGGAAGAGCTCTCCAAACTCAACTATACTAAACAGGAAATAACCATACAGGCCGGTACCAGTGATTAA
- a CDS encoding penicillin-binding transpeptidase domain-containing protein has translation MFKILDNNEEKQEDDFPVVIDEGKFSFKFQSESEATRRWMELRFKKDRGFDEQVQKKLYGKIEEELTEDQRKEIDEELLKITAEEVFNKLLKDYKIEGEKVSDLNLETKRKLMIVKDKIKMQSFSEYKPVEIANDLKEETAFSILQQLNDLPGIDITLQPVRTYSFGELASGVLGYISKIPSWQQEKYELKGYDVSTDYIGMSGIEAAYEDRLKGSKGSIIAKVNNLGRVTEELGEKEPYPGQNIQLTIDKDVQSAAEKDLDETMEKLQAMGKVNDVNMRNATGGAAVAIDVNTGAIIALASRPGFNPNYFVSDGGLSTEQYNRYFSLDLENMAKAMGYTKEQIEKLFPIDKNIENNTTIRMDMYDILPKPMYNYATMAAIPPRSTFKPITTISDPVPMDHYGDA, from the coding sequence TTGTTTAAAATTTTAGACAACAATGAAGAGAAGCAAGAAGATGATTTTCCGGTAGTAATCGATGAAGGTAAGTTTAGCTTTAAATTCCAGTCAGAATCGGAAGCCACCCGAAGATGGATGGAATTGAGATTTAAAAAAGACAGAGGTTTTGATGAACAAGTTCAAAAAAAGTTATACGGCAAAATAGAGGAAGAACTTACTGAAGATCAGAGAAAGGAGATAGATGAAGAACTACTAAAGATTACTGCCGAGGAAGTATTTAATAAGCTGCTTAAGGATTACAAGATTGAAGGGGAGAAGGTTTCTGATCTAAATCTTGAAACTAAGAGAAAGCTGATGATAGTGAAGGATAAAATAAAGATGCAGAGCTTTTCGGAATATAAGCCGGTGGAGATTGCAAATGACTTAAAGGAAGAGACAGCCTTTAGTATTCTTCAACAGTTAAATGATCTTCCGGGTATTGATATTACCTTACAGCCCGTAAGAACCTACTCATTTGGGGAGCTGGCTTCAGGAGTATTGGGATATATCTCTAAAATACCTTCCTGGCAGCAGGAAAAGTATGAACTCAAAGGCTATGATGTCTCTACGGACTATATTGGAATGTCAGGTATTGAGGCGGCCTATGAGGACAGATTAAAGGGGTCAAAAGGTAGTATAATTGCTAAGGTCAATAACCTTGGCAGGGTAACAGAAGAATTGGGAGAAAAGGAACCCTACCCGGGCCAAAATATTCAACTTACTATTGATAAAGATGTCCAAAGTGCGGCAGAGAAGGACTTGGATGAAACTATGGAAAAGTTGCAGGCTATGGGCAAGGTAAATGACGTTAACATGAGAAATGCAACAGGAGGTGCAGCGGTGGCTATAGATGTTAACACCGGAGCTATTATAGCCTTGGCCAGCAGACCTGGCTTTAATCCTAACTATTTTGTGAGTGATGGCGGGTTAAGCACAGAACAATATAATAGATATTTTAGCTTGGACTTAGAAAATATGGCAAAGGCAATGGGATATACAAAGGAGCAAATAGAAAAGCTATTTCCCATAGACAAGAATATAGAAAATAATACCACCATTAGGATGGACATGTATGACATTTTGCCTAAACCAATGTATAACTATGCTACTATGGCTGCAATACCTCCCAGATCTACCTTTAAGCCTATAACAACTATTTCAGACCCAGTACCTATGGACCACTATGGAGATGCTTAA
- a CDS encoding amino acid ABC transporter ATP-binding protein: MISVKGLYKSFGDNAILKNIDLEVSKGETTVIIGPSGSGKTTLLRCLNLLETPDRGTIKIGENELNFDGKSKLKQSAILALRKNTGMVFQGFHLFPHKTALENIMEGQVTVLKRSKQEAYDRAVVLLEKVGLANKKDSYPHELSGGQQQRVAIARAMAMEPEVLLFDEPTSALDPELAAEVIKVMKDLSKEGMTMVVVTHKMSFAREAAHKVIFMDQGVIVEADTPEQVFDNTSNERLKQFLSIID, encoded by the coding sequence ATGATATCAGTAAAGGGCTTATATAAAAGTTTTGGAGATAATGCTATCCTAAAAAACATTGACTTAGAAGTATCCAAGGGTGAGACTACTGTGATAATTGGTCCTTCAGGTTCAGGTAAGACAACTCTTTTAAGATGTTTAAACCTGCTTGAAACTCCAGATAGAGGAACTATTAAAATAGGAGAAAATGAATTAAACTTCGATGGAAAATCAAAATTAAAGCAAAGTGCTATTCTTGCCTTAAGAAAGAACACCGGTATGGTGTTTCAAGGCTTTCATCTTTTTCCTCATAAGACTGCTTTAGAAAATATCATGGAAGGGCAGGTTACTGTTTTAAAAAGGTCAAAACAAGAGGCCTACGATAGGGCAGTAGTGCTGCTTGAAAAGGTTGGCTTGGCCAATAAAAAGGACAGTTATCCCCATGAGCTGTCAGGAGGTCAGCAGCAAAGAGTTGCTATTGCCAGGGCTATGGCAATGGAACCGGAAGTGCTGCTTTTTGACGAACCTACCTCTGCCTTAGATCCGGAACTGGCAGCTGAGGTTATAAAGGTAATGAAGGACCTTTCCAAAGAGGGTATGACTATGGTAGTAGTTACTCATAAGATGAGCTTTGCAAGAGAAGCAGCCCATAAGGTGATCTTTATGGATCAAGGAGTAATTGTTGAAGCCGATACTCCTGAGCAGGTATTTGACAATACAAGTAATGAGCGCCTAAAACAGTTTTTAAGTATTATTGATTAG
- a CDS encoding amino acid ABC transporter permease, with amino-acid sequence MNLNERILRLVQIALDSFWPMLKAGIAFTVPVALIAFTLGLIVGLLTALARLSKVKPLIGLAKFYVWIIRGTPLLVQLFIIFYGLAKVNIILDPLPAAIIGFTINVGAYSSEVIRAAILSIPKGQWEAAASIGMTRTQALKRIILPQAARVSIPPLFNSFISLIKDTSLAASITLTEMFQVAQRVTAATYEPLLLYVEVAFIYLIFCTVLSAVQGRVEKKLDRFVAK; translated from the coding sequence ATGAACTTGAATGAACGAATTTTAAGACTTGTACAAATAGCTTTAGACTCCTTTTGGCCCATGCTAAAGGCCGGTATAGCTTTTACTGTGCCGGTAGCCTTGATTGCATTTACCCTTGGCCTGATTGTAGGCCTATTAACAGCTCTTGCAAGGCTATCAAAGGTCAAGCCTTTGATAGGCCTTGCAAAGTTCTATGTTTGGATAATCAGAGGGACTCCGCTGTTAGTACAGCTGTTTATTATTTTCTATGGTTTGGCAAAGGTTAATATAATATTGGATCCTCTGCCGGCAGCAATAATAGGCTTTACAATAAATGTAGGTGCCTACAGCTCTGAGGTCATAAGGGCTGCTATCTTGTCCATACCTAAAGGTCAGTGGGAGGCAGCAGCTTCAATAGGTATGACCCGTACTCAGGCACTTAAGAGAATTATACTGCCTCAAGCAGCCAGGGTATCCATACCACCACTTTTCAACTCTTTCATAAGTCTAATAAAGGATACTTCTTTGGCAGCTTCCATAACATTGACAGAAATGTTCCAGGTAGCCCAAAGGGTGACGGCTGCTACCTATGAACCGCTTTTGCTTTATGTTGAAGTGGCATTTATTTATTTAATCTTCTGTACGGTGTTAAGCGCTGTTCAAGGAAGAGTGGAAAAGAAGCTTGACAGGTTTGTAGCAAAGTAA
- a CDS encoding amino acid ABC transporter substrate-binding protein, protein MKKRNIFISAVLAITLVAGFAGCASKNNQLNNESTQTATNLLETIKSQGKILIGTEGTYAPFTFHDNDGKLTGFDVEIAEEVAKRLGVKAEFVETKWDGMFAGLDAKRFDMIVNQVGIRPDRQEKYDFSNPYITSRAVLVVVKDNIDITKFEDLKGKKAAQSLTSNYADIAKENGAEIVAAEGFNQAIDLLLAGRADATINDSLSYYDLLKQKPDVGVKIAAERSDASSSGIMFRKGNKELVDAVNKALDDMKADGTYETISKKWFGVDVSK, encoded by the coding sequence ATGAAAAAAAGAAATATATTCATAAGTGCTGTATTAGCTATAACTTTAGTGGCAGGTTTTGCTGGCTGTGCCTCAAAAAATAATCAATTAAATAATGAAAGTACGCAGACTGCAACTAACTTGTTAGAAACCATAAAAAGCCAAGGAAAAATCCTAATAGGAACAGAAGGAACCTATGCGCCATTTACCTTTCATGATAATGATGGCAAGCTGACCGGCTTCGACGTAGAAATAGCGGAGGAAGTTGCAAAGCGCCTTGGGGTTAAAGCTGAGTTTGTTGAAACAAAGTGGGATGGAATGTTTGCCGGTCTTGATGCAAAGAGATTTGATATGATTGTAAATCAAGTTGGAATAAGGCCTGACAGACAAGAAAAGTATGACTTTTCAAACCCATATATCACTTCAAGAGCAGTACTTGTAGTTGTCAAGGATAACATTGATATTACAAAGTTTGAAGATTTAAAAGGCAAAAAGGCTGCACAATCATTGACAAGTAACTATGCTGATATTGCTAAAGAAAATGGGGCGGAAATAGTAGCAGCAGAAGGCTTTAATCAAGCAATAGATCTACTGCTGGCCGGAAGAGCAGATGCCACTATAAATGACAGTTTATCTTACTACGATTTACTAAAGCAAAAACCCGATGTGGGGGTTAAAATAGCTGCAGAGCGGAGTGATGCTAGCTCAAGTGGAATAATGTTCAGAAAAGGCAACAAAGAATTAGTGGATGCGGTTAACAAGGCTCTGGATGACATGAAGGCAGACGGAACTTATGAAACTATTTCAAAGAAGTGGTTTGGTGTTGATGTTTCAAAATAG
- the ilvE gene encoding branched-chain-amino-acid transaminase, with translation MEVVSLRGLGRIKFTKEEIKQAVIDTIKENQFQEAYIRPVVFRGYNVLGVDPTKCPVNVVIAAWEWSPLLGDSAVINGINAKISSWSGLAPNTMPALSKAGGNYLSSQLIRMEALANGYDEGLALNSQGLLSEGSGENIFLIKDKVIYTPSIASSALSGITRDTVIKICKLKGYEIVENSIPRELLYIADEVFIVGTAAEITPLKTIDKISIGDGNFRITREIQSMYTKRLSGKRNILWDTISVPRKFGCRKTAVDKSQPDEKREVAGNELV, from the coding sequence ATGGAAGTAGTTTCTTTGAGGGGATTAGGGCGTATAAAATTTACAAAAGAGGAGATAAAGCAAGCAGTTATTGATACGATAAAAGAAAATCAATTTCAGGAGGCTTATATAAGACCGGTTGTTTTTAGAGGATATAATGTACTCGGTGTAGATCCTACTAAGTGCCCAGTTAATGTAGTGATTGCAGCATGGGAATGGTCACCATTGTTAGGGGATTCAGCAGTTATAAATGGAATCAATGCAAAGATTTCAAGTTGGTCTGGATTGGCACCAAATACAATGCCTGCATTGTCAAAGGCTGGTGGAAACTATTTATCCTCACAACTTATTAGGATGGAAGCATTGGCGAATGGATATGATGAAGGGCTGGCCCTAAATTCACAAGGTTTATTAAGTGAAGGAAGTGGAGAAAATATTTTTTTGATAAAGGATAAAGTAATATATACTCCATCCATAGCTTCATCTGCACTATCAGGGATTACAAGAGACACTGTGATAAAAATATGTAAGTTAAAAGGTTACGAAATTGTCGAGAATAGTATTCCTAGAGAATTATTATATATAGCTGATGAGGTTTTCATTGTGGGAACTGCGGCAGAGATAACACCTTTAAAGACTATAGACAAGATTAGTATTGGTGATGGAAACTTTAGAATTACAAGAGAAATACAAAGTATGTACACAAAGAGACTATCCGGTAAAAGAAATATTTTATGGGATACCATAAGTGTGCCCAGAAAATTTGGATGCAGAAAAACTGCAGTGGACAAGTCTCAGCCTGATGAAAAGCGGGAAGTAGCAGGGAATGAGTTGGTATAA
- a CDS encoding PadR family transcriptional regulator has protein sequence MQEQILRKLFLGFIHIHILHHAKKKPFYGVWMIDELKEHGYEISAGTLYPILHNLENSGVLKVDEKNVEGKIRKYYSITELGEEILKEARAKAKELFDEINE, from the coding sequence ATGCAAGAACAAATATTGCGTAAACTATTTTTAGGATTTATTCATATTCACATACTACATCACGCTAAGAAGAAACCTTTTTATGGCGTTTGGATGATAGATGAACTTAAAGAGCATGGATATGAAATTAGTGCCGGTACCCTATATCCTATACTTCACAATTTAGAGAACAGTGGTGTCCTTAAAGTAGACGAAAAGAATGTAGAGGGAAAAATAAGAAAATATTATTCAATTACTGAGCTCGGGGAAGAGATCCTGAAAGAAGCCAGAGCAAAAGCCAAGGAATTATTTGATGAGATTAATGAGTAA
- the chrA gene encoding chromate efflux transporter: MKKVNKLENQNRVNWLTFLKDVLICSLGAYGGPEAHYGVFTDQMVVKKKYLTEEELIELIALCGILPGPSSTQTLVAIGYKMGGPILAFLTMLVWALPVLTLMTLLSFLYQFLEGMNLSFDGLRYIGPMAVGFIIVAAYTIGRKVVKDKITVALLIFGAITTYFIREPWIFPLVLIIGGIVSIITSKEEELWNPVKLNPPWRYLIAFAVFAIGGMALASISGNKIIHLFESFYRYGYLVIGGGQVVVPLMYSELVEVNQFMTNQEFLTGYGLVQGLPGPMFSFSAYAGGMASRGGNVLHQIMGAVAGGIGIFLPGILLIYFVYPVWENLKKIRGIKVSLKGITAAAGGLIITAAVILMQKSGFAIDNFIVIIITTALLFTKKVPAPLIVVLVLIAGFII, encoded by the coding sequence TTGAAAAAAGTAAATAAACTAGAAAATCAAAATAGAGTAAACTGGCTGACCTTTTTAAAAGACGTTTTAATCTGTTCCTTGGGAGCTTATGGAGGGCCTGAGGCACATTACGGTGTTTTTACTGACCAAATGGTGGTAAAGAAAAAGTATTTAACGGAAGAAGAACTAATTGAACTTATTGCTTTGTGTGGCATTTTACCAGGTCCAAGTAGTACACAAACTTTAGTTGCCATTGGTTACAAAATGGGAGGACCGATACTTGCATTTCTTACAATGCTTGTATGGGCTTTACCGGTACTTACATTAATGACTTTACTTTCGTTTTTATATCAATTTCTGGAGGGAATGAATCTATCTTTTGATGGACTCCGTTATATAGGGCCTATGGCAGTTGGCTTTATTATTGTAGCGGCATATACAATTGGCCGTAAGGTAGTAAAAGACAAGATAACAGTAGCATTATTGATATTTGGAGCCATAACTACCTACTTTATTCGTGAACCCTGGATTTTCCCCTTGGTTCTTATAATTGGTGGAATAGTGAGTATCATCACTTCAAAAGAAGAGGAGCTTTGGAATCCTGTAAAATTGAATCCGCCATGGAGGTATCTAATAGCTTTTGCAGTATTTGCTATAGGTGGTATGGCACTTGCATCTATTAGCGGCAATAAAATTATTCATCTATTTGAAAGTTTTTACCGATATGGTTACTTGGTTATAGGCGGAGGTCAGGTAGTTGTACCGCTTATGTATAGTGAGTTAGTAGAAGTGAATCAGTTTATGACAAATCAGGAGTTTTTGACTGGTTATGGGCTGGTACAAGGATTGCCGGGACCGATGTTCAGTTTTAGCGCCTACGCAGGTGGGATGGCATCCAGAGGCGGCAATGTGCTCCATCAGATTATGGGAGCTGTTGCAGGGGGCATAGGAATCTTTTTACCGGGGATTCTATTAATTTACTTTGTATACCCTGTATGGGAAAACCTAAAGAAGATTAGAGGTATAAAGGTTTCTTTGAAAGGTATTACTGCCGCTGCAGGTGGTCTAATTATCACAGCCGCAGTAATTCTGATGCAAAAGAGCGGATTTGCAATTGATAATTTTATAGTCATAATTATCACCACAGCACTGCTATTTACAAAAAAGGTTCCGGCTCCATTAATTGTAGTGCTGGTTCTTATTGCAGGATTTATTATATAA
- a CDS encoding GerAB/ArcD/ProY family transporter: MKEYSNKITRFQYMYIIQGSMIGVGLISLPYAVSNIAKQSGWISVLLCGIYPLYVTLAACTIYKNMNYINFVELNTQLYGKILSILFIFIFFTYFSLIAIFTLSGFINILVFSTTKFLSPYLIIIITVFLVYLTINEGSTNLGRISEFLFPLTLFIILIPFYFINKGNRVNLLPIISDYKSIFAAMPTALFSYSGVEISLLIIPFISDKKKIKLFSSAGSSMTIFIYTVVVLLVINYCGFKLTSKLQYPFLYLVSSAEFPVISDFEPLFLFLWGNKIFQTISSMAFGASYTMTKVLNISYNKCCILGCTVTAAISCFFIPEYNRSEAIDKILPYFVIFSLLWLTISLFFSFMRRGVVK; encoded by the coding sequence ATGAAAGAATACTCTAATAAAATTACCCGTTTTCAATACATGTATATAATTCAAGGTTCAATGATTGGAGTGGGGCTGATTTCTTTACCCTACGCTGTAAGTAATATAGCTAAACAGTCTGGCTGGATTTCAGTATTATTATGCGGAATTTACCCTTTATATGTTACATTGGCAGCATGTACAATTTATAAAAATATGAATTATATTAATTTTGTTGAGTTAAATACCCAGTTATACGGTAAGATATTATCCATTCTGTTTATTTTTATATTTTTTACTTACTTTTCATTGATTGCAATTTTTACACTTTCTGGTTTCATAAATATTTTAGTTTTCTCTACAACAAAATTTCTATCTCCTTATTTAATAATTATTATTACTGTTTTTCTTGTTTATTTAACCATAAATGAAGGTTCCACTAACTTGGGAAGAATTTCTGAGTTTCTATTTCCGCTAACACTTTTTATTATACTTATACCTTTTTACTTTATTAACAAAGGAAATAGGGTGAATTTATTACCGATCATAAGCGATTATAAATCCATATTTGCTGCTATGCCAACCGCCTTATTTTCTTACTCTGGTGTCGAAATTTCCTTATTAATTATACCTTTTATCAGCGATAAGAAAAAAATTAAACTATTTTCTTCTGCAGGCAGTTCAATGACTATTTTTATATACACTGTTGTAGTACTTCTTGTAATAAATTATTGCGGCTTTAAACTAACTTCAAAACTCCAATATCCATTTTTATATCTTGTATCATCAGCTGAATTCCCTGTTATATCAGATTTTGAACCGCTTTTTTTATTTTTATGGGGAAATAAAATTTTTCAAACTATATCTTCAATGGCTTTTGGAGCTTCTTATACTATGACAAAGGTTTTAAATATCTCTTATAACAAATGCTGTATCCTAGGCTGTACAGTAACTGCTGCTATTTCATGTTTTTTTATTCCTGAATATAACAGATCTGAAGCTATAGATAAAATATTACCTTACTTTGTAATATTTTCATTGCTATGGTTAACCATTTCCTTGTTTTTCAGCTTTATGAGAAGAGGTGTGGTAAAATGA
- a CDS encoding Ger(x)C family spore germination protein, translating into MKFLKLLTVILYTMLLTGCYKKAPIDTTSVLSGIGNDVVDNATFSITYEFLVFKDQNKISKSAITEEGRSIFDIYNKRLLGTKKSLITGTARLLLIGEDRAKLGIQDIIDVFLRDQDRNLNTAIAVCKGKAKDILDMEPNEASTVSEEIEDLIDTSFETNFTQWDVNIKDLFNMKFQAGRRIMVPYIEKYKDTVRLTSIAVFENNKMVLIIPADDVKYINILRNYNSVGYLTFKSNTPLGSTDILCKSKRKVTAYIDDGKITYDIKINMKATLKELDENIFKKLDKKTIDNIQTLYSEELEAKLKDIIKKYQGDFNIDVFDIEKYALAKLGKDKETFVKNKFNSAKINVNVNMTVKDIGRLIQ; encoded by the coding sequence ATGAAATTTTTAAAACTTTTAACAGTTATTTTATATACTATGTTACTGACAGGGTGCTACAAAAAAGCTCCTATAGATACAACTTCTGTTCTATCTGGAATTGGCAATGATGTTGTGGACAACGCTACTTTTTCTATTACTTATGAGTTTCTCGTATTTAAAGACCAAAATAAAATTTCTAAATCAGCTATAACAGAGGAGGGCAGGTCAATATTCGATATATACAACAAGAGACTTCTTGGAACAAAAAAATCCCTTATTACTGGAACAGCAAGACTTCTTCTAATAGGTGAAGATAGGGCAAAATTAGGCATTCAAGATATAATTGATGTTTTTTTAAGAGACCAAGACAGAAATTTAAATACTGCTATAGCAGTATGTAAGGGAAAAGCTAAAGATATATTAGACATGGAACCTAATGAAGCCTCTACTGTATCCGAAGAGATAGAAGATTTAATAGATACTTCCTTCGAGACTAATTTTACTCAGTGGGATGTAAATATTAAAGATCTCTTTAATATGAAATTTCAGGCAGGAAGAAGAATAATGGTTCCCTATATAGAAAAATATAAAGATACTGTAAGATTAACCAGCATAGCAGTATTCGAAAATAATAAAATGGTTTTAATAATTCCTGCAGATGATGTGAAATATATAAATATTTTAAGGAACTATAATTCAGTTGGATATTTAACTTTTAAATCAAATACACCATTGGGTTCAACTGATATACTATGCAAAAGCAAAAGAAAGGTAACAGCTTATATTGATGATGGTAAAATTACTTATGACATTAAAATTAATATGAAAGCAACATTAAAAGAGCTGGATGAAAATATATTTAAAAAATTAGATAAAAAAACTATAGATAATATTCAAACTTTGTATTCAGAAGAATTAGAAGCAAAATTAAAAGATATCATAAAAAAATACCAAGGTGACTTTAATATAGATGTTTTTGATATTGAAAAATATGCATTAGCCAAATTAGGTAAAGATAAGGAAACCTTTGTTAAGAATAAATTTAATAGTGCTAAAATAAATGTAAATGTAAATATGACAGTTAAAGATATAGGAAGACTGATACAATAG
- a CDS encoding spore germination protein codes for MNADILNTNIYNNIKNISSKLPSNANFINRRLIIPENIGCNILYISGIADKNDVQEIVLKPLLNTNIYLSSNNNTLVEELIEKKIYSSEVTVSTSMKNICSEIMNGKCAILLDNVDKAIICNVTSAKYRNITESTTEKSIFGSRESFVENIDLNLTMLQRKLKNPNFKIEKYTMGDKTNTEVALTYIDGIIDPLVLSNIKSKLSTISTPILSSSGMLEQLFDDKPCDIFPMAKTTELPDKTMSDLVQGKAAIFIAETSSALIIPATFIEFFQGSEDYTDNSIISSFSRLLRLISIITVIILEPIYLTLLIHNPELFPYKLISVVISSRQNIPLPPFLEIFAMDLAVEILREGGLRLPNPIGTTLAIVGGIVIGQSATKASLVSDITLFIVAITVISTFIIPNYQMTLTIRFIRFPLLILAQTFGFFGLLSGLYLFLVILVKMDNFGVQYFSPFIPMRFSDLADTIIRGPLKKVLSNPKSLHPSKKTKK; via the coding sequence ATGAATGCTGATATACTTAATACTAATATTTATAATAATATTAAAAATATCTCATCTAAACTTCCATCCAATGCTAATTTTATAAACAGAAGACTTATTATACCTGAAAATATAGGCTGTAATATTTTGTATATTTCTGGTATTGCTGATAAAAACGATGTACAGGAAATAGTATTAAAACCTTTGTTAAATACTAATATCTATTTATCGAGTAATAATAACACTCTTGTAGAGGAATTAATTGAAAAGAAAATATATTCATCTGAAGTTACTGTTAGCACTTCTATGAAGAATATTTGTTCTGAAATTATGAATGGTAAATGTGCTATATTATTGGATAATGTGGATAAAGCAATTATTTGCAATGTTACAAGTGCTAAATATAGAAACATCACTGAGTCAACTACTGAAAAGAGTATTTTCGGTTCAAGAGAAAGCTTTGTAGAAAATATTGATCTTAATTTAACAATGCTTCAAAGAAAGCTTAAAAATCCTAATTTTAAGATTGAAAAATATACTATGGGTGACAAAACAAATACTGAGGTTGCATTAACATATATAGATGGCATAATTGATCCTTTAGTTTTAAGCAACATAAAATCTAAATTATCAACTATTTCAACCCCAATATTATCTTCATCTGGAATGTTAGAACAATTATTCGATGATAAACCCTGTGATATATTCCCAATGGCTAAAACTACTGAACTACCAGACAAAACTATGTCTGATTTAGTTCAGGGCAAAGCCGCTATATTTATTGCCGAAACCTCCAGTGCATTAATTATTCCAGCAACTTTTATAGAGTTTTTTCAAGGTAGTGAAGATTATACTGATAATTCAATTATCTCCAGCTTTTCAAGGTTACTTAGGCTTATTTCCATAATAACTGTTATTATTTTAGAACCCATTTACTTAACCCTGCTTATACATAATCCTGAGCTTTTTCCATATAAATTGATTTCAGTAGTTATTTCCTCAAGACAAAATATCCCCTTGCCTCCTTTCCTTGAAATTTTTGCAATGGATTTAGCTGTTGAAATTTTACGTGAAGGCGGACTAAGGCTGCCTAACCCAATAGGAACTACTCTAGCTATTGTGGGCGGTATAGTTATAGGACAGTCTGCTACTAAGGCAAGTCTTGTAAGTGACATAACTCTTTTTATTGTTGCTATAACTGTTATTTCAACTTTTATAATTCCAAATTATCAAATGACATTAACAATAAGGTTTATTCGATTCCCTTTATTAATTCTTGCACAAACATTTGGTTTTTTCGGCCTGTTATCCGGATTGTATTTATTTCTTGTTATCCTTGTCAAAATGGATAACTTTGGGGTTCAATACTTTTCTCCCTTTATTCCAATGCGATTTTCCGATTTAGCTGATACAATAATTAGAGGCCCGTTAAAAAAAGTGCTTTCAAATCCCAAAAGTTTACATCCAAGTAAAAAGACAAAAAAATAA